Proteins encoded in a region of the Roseateles sp. SL47 genome:
- a CDS encoding Dps family protein, translating to MAKKSPVAPVTPVAPTSTKGSKGQPSINIGISDKDRAAIAQGLSKLLADTYTLYLTTHNFHWNVTGPMFNSLHAMFMTQYTELWNAVDPIAERIRSLGHAAPGSYAQFAALSSLPDAPSTPPKALDMVRILVEGHEGAARTARSLFPLLDKASDEPSADLLTQRLTVHEQTAWMLRSLLEDR from the coding sequence ATGGCCAAGAAGTCCCCCGTCGCACCCGTCACCCCCGTGGCCCCCACCTCCACCAAGGGGTCCAAGGGCCAGCCCTCCATCAACATCGGCATCAGCGACAAGGACCGCGCCGCGATCGCCCAGGGCCTGTCCAAGCTGCTGGCGGACACCTACACGCTGTACCTGACCACCCATAATTTCCACTGGAACGTGACCGGGCCGATGTTCAATTCGCTGCATGCGATGTTCATGACCCAATACACCGAGCTGTGGAATGCGGTGGACCCGATTGCCGAGCGCATCCGTTCGCTGGGCCATGCGGCCCCGGGCTCCTACGCCCAGTTCGCCGCGCTCAGCTCGCTGCCGGATGCCCCCAGCACCCCGCCGAAGGCGCTGGACATGGTGCGCATCCTGGTGGAAGGCCATGAAGGCGCCGCCCGCACCGCCCGCTCGCTATTCCCGCTGCTGGACAAGGCCAGTGACGAGCCCAGCGCCGACCTGCTGACCCAGCGCCTGACGGTGCATGAGCAGACCGCCTGGATGCTGCGCAGCCTGTTGGAAGATCGTTGA
- a CDS encoding phosphate acetyltransferase produces MLSAHPHYDRLIDAVRQCPPLRVAVVHPCSDVAIHAAVEAAALGLMQPVLVGPAAKVAEAAAQAGVDISPFEQHDVPHSHAAADLAVQLALRGQVDALMKGSLHTDELMGAVVRREGGLRTARRISHCFVMDVPGHPQPLIISDAAINIVPTLEEKVDIVQNAIDLAHALRLPEVRVALLSSMETVNPKVPSTLEAAALCKMADRGQITGAVLDGPLAMDNAIDAEAARIKGIVSPVAGRANVLIVPDLDAGNMLAKSLSFLAKAYAAGVVLGAKVPIILTSRADSQAARLASCALATMLVQARRSGRIKAVA; encoded by the coding sequence ATGTTGTCCGCGCACCCCCACTACGACCGCCTGATTGATGCGGTTCGTCAATGTCCGCCCCTGCGGGTGGCGGTGGTGCACCCCTGCAGCGATGTGGCGATCCACGCGGCTGTGGAAGCCGCCGCGCTGGGCCTGATGCAGCCGGTGCTGGTCGGGCCGGCGGCCAAGGTGGCCGAAGCGGCAGCCCAGGCCGGGGTGGACATCTCCCCCTTTGAACAGCATGACGTGCCCCACAGCCATGCCGCCGCCGACCTGGCGGTTCAGCTGGCGCTGCGTGGGCAGGTGGATGCGCTGATGAAGGGCAGCCTGCACACCGATGAGCTGATGGGCGCGGTGGTGCGCCGCGAAGGCGGCCTGCGCACAGCCCGGCGCATCAGCCACTGTTTCGTGATGGATGTGCCCGGTCATCCGCAGCCGCTGATCATCTCGGATGCGGCCATCAACATCGTGCCCACCCTGGAAGAGAAGGTCGACATCGTCCAGAACGCCATCGATCTGGCCCATGCGCTGCGCCTGCCGGAGGTGCGGGTGGCGCTGCTGTCGTCGATGGAGACGGTCAACCCCAAGGTCCCGTCCACCCTGGAGGCAGCGGCGCTGTGCAAGATGGCGGACCGCGGCCAGATTACCGGTGCGGTGCTGGACGGGCCGCTGGCCATGGACAACGCCATCGATGCCGAGGCGGCCCGCATCAAGGGCATCGTGTCCCCGGTGGCGGGGCGGGCCAATGTGCTGATCGTGCCGGACCTGGACGCCGGCAACATGCTGGCCAAAAGCCTGAGCTTCCTGGCCAAGGCCTATGCGGCCGGTGTGGTGCTGGGCGCCAAGGTGCCCATCATCCTCACCAGCCGGGCCGATTCGCAGGCCGCCCGGCTGGCGTCCTGCGCACTGGCCACGATGCTGGTGCAGGCGCGCCGCTCCGGGCGCATCAAGGCCGTGGCTTGA
- a CDS encoding acetate/propionate family kinase, which translates to MSKRKKEDMDPRLEGEFIAVVNAGSSSVKLSMFSLHAGGAPAGTPPLRLELHAQVEGLGGPGTTPHFEARHADRSPAGTRDWPREPITHERAIDHLAAFIQHEYPQIEMLGIGHRVVHGGTGFHQPVVVTPALLEQLEALVPLAPLHQPHNLAPIRRALEGLPGLPQVACFDTAFHQSQSVVAQTYALPYELYDAGVRRYGFHGLSYEYIASRLPHVSPALADGRVVALHLGNGVSACALRAGRSVASSMGFTAVEGLPMGTRSGSVDPGVLLYLMDERGMGTRALERLLYQQSGLLGLSGVSSDMRTLLASEAPKAQLAIDVFVHRIAREIGALAADLGGLDGLVFTAGIGEHAPLIRQRVMERCAWLGLVPDDAANRLASSGPQGERRISASSSRCEAWVIPTDEELMMARHTYRALAGRD; encoded by the coding sequence ATGAGCAAGCGCAAGAAGGAAGACATGGATCCAAGACTGGAAGGTGAATTCATTGCGGTGGTGAATGCGGGGTCGTCCAGTGTGAAGCTGTCGATGTTCTCGCTGCATGCGGGTGGGGCGCCGGCGGGCACGCCGCCCTTGCGACTGGAGCTGCATGCGCAGGTGGAAGGCCTGGGTGGGCCGGGCACCACACCGCACTTCGAGGCCCGCCATGCCGACCGCAGCCCGGCAGGCACGCGGGACTGGCCGAGGGAGCCAATCACCCATGAACGGGCCATCGACCATCTGGCGGCGTTCATCCAGCACGAGTACCCGCAGATCGAGATGCTGGGCATCGGCCACCGGGTGGTGCATGGGGGCACGGGATTCCACCAGCCGGTGGTGGTCACACCCGCCCTGCTGGAACAACTGGAGGCGCTGGTGCCCCTGGCCCCGCTGCATCAGCCGCACAACCTGGCTCCGATCCGTCGGGCGCTGGAGGGCTTGCCCGGCCTGCCGCAGGTGGCCTGCTTCGACACCGCCTTCCACCAGTCACAGTCGGTGGTGGCACAGACCTACGCGCTCCCCTACGAGCTGTATGACGCTGGCGTACGGCGATATGGCTTTCATGGCCTCAGCTATGAATACATCGCCTCGCGGCTGCCCCACGTGTCGCCCGCCCTGGCCGACGGGCGGGTGGTGGCCCTGCATCTGGGCAATGGCGTCAGCGCCTGCGCGTTGCGGGCGGGGCGCAGCGTCGCCAGCAGCATGGGGTTCACCGCCGTTGAAGGTCTTCCGATGGGGACCCGCAGCGGCTCGGTGGATCCCGGGGTGCTGCTGTATCTGATGGACGAGCGCGGCATGGGCACCCGGGCGCTGGAGCGGCTGCTGTATCAGCAGTCGGGATTGCTGGGGCTGTCTGGCGTCTCCAGCGACATGCGAACCCTGCTTGCCAGCGAGGCCCCGAAGGCGCAACTGGCCATCGACGTATTCGTTCACCGCATTGCCCGGGAAATCGGCGCGCTGGCCGCCGACCTGGGCGGCTTGGACGGATTGGTGTTTACCGCTGGCATCGGCGAGCATGCGCCGCTGATCCGGCAACGTGTCATGGAGCGCTGCGCCTGGCTGGGCCTGGTGCCGGATGACGCGGCCAATCGTCTCGCCTCGTCTGGCCCCCAGGGCGAGCGTCGGATCAGCGCCAGCAGCAGCCGCTGCGAGGCTTGGGTGATCCCCACCGATGAGGAGCTGATGATGGCTCGCCATACCTATCGGGCGCTGGCGGGTCGGGACTGA
- a CDS encoding AraC family transcriptional regulator, producing MHIAILSFDGFNELDCFVPLGLLNRLKPMGWSAELCGPGGMVTSMNGVNVQLQRPLEWANEADAVWFGSGLYTRAIAENSALLDRLQLDPTRQRFAAHGAGALLLARLGLLGEVPACTDGAARPWLVEAGVRVLSEPFYARGPVATAGGGLASLYLMAWMIWNRAGEPTARDVLGHAAPVGQKTEYIDSLLAQVRPFMATLTASGPPTSPPPSPPTSPP from the coding sequence ATGCATATCGCCATCCTCTCCTTCGATGGGTTCAATGAGCTTGACTGCTTCGTGCCGCTCGGCCTGCTGAACCGTCTCAAGCCGATGGGCTGGTCCGCCGAACTGTGCGGCCCGGGCGGCATGGTGACGTCCATGAATGGCGTCAACGTCCAGTTGCAACGCCCGCTGGAATGGGCCAATGAAGCGGATGCGGTGTGGTTTGGCTCCGGTCTTTACACCCGTGCCATTGCCGAAAACTCTGCCCTGCTGGACCGTCTCCAGCTGGACCCCACCCGCCAGCGGTTTGCCGCCCACGGCGCCGGCGCATTGCTGCTGGCCCGGCTTGGCCTGCTGGGGGAGGTCCCGGCCTGCACCGACGGGGCCGCCCGGCCGTGGCTGGTGGAAGCCGGAGTGCGGGTGCTCAGCGAGCCGTTTTATGCCCGCGGACCGGTGGCGACCGCCGGTGGCGGGCTGGCGTCGCTGTATCTGATGGCCTGGATGATCTGGAACCGTGCGGGGGAACCGACCGCCCGGGACGTCCTGGGGCATGCCGCCCCGGTGGGGCAGAAAACCGAGTACATCGACAGCCTGCTGGCACAGGTTCGACCCTTCATGGCAACGCTCACAGCTTCGGGGCCGCCCACCAGTCCGCCCCCCAGTCCGCCCACCAGTCCGCCTTGA
- a CDS encoding peptide chain release factor 3 produces the protein MSTDQPSRIQSEVRRRRTFAIISHPDAGKTTLTEKLLLFSGAIQIAGSVKARKASRHATSDWMEIEKQRGISVASSVMQMEYRDCVINLLDTPGHQDFSEDTYRVLTAVDAALMVIDAANGVEPQTRRLLQVCRARNTPILTFVNKMDREVQEPLALMDEIERELGMTVVPFTWPVGMGKHFHGVMDLRQKRMRVFAPGEDRVAGTEEVLDGLDNPAYAERFGMQYENAQGEIELVNEAAPTFKLDEFLDGRQTPMFFGSAVNNFGVQEVLDALVELAPAPAERAAMQRVVQPEEPKFTGVVFKIQANMDPAHRDRIAFLRVASGHFERGMRLKVVRSGKELRPNTVVSFLSQRRELLDEAFAGDIIGIPNHGVLQLGDTITEGEALQYTGLPFFAPEMFRSVEVADPLKTKQLREGLRQLGEEGAIQVFRPEAGSVLLLGAVGQLQFEVVAHRLEHEYNVKARITAARYNVARWVTCDEADGGEKELRRFIDHNAHRVAWDAVNAPTVLLEYAGELRAMQENWPKIKFHALREHAGLVFQKQMDA, from the coding sequence ATGTCCACCGACCAACCCAGCCGAATCCAGTCCGAAGTGCGCCGTCGTCGCACCTTCGCCATCATTTCCCACCCTGACGCGGGTAAAACCACCCTCACCGAGAAGCTGCTGCTGTTCTCGGGCGCCATCCAGATCGCCGGCTCGGTGAAGGCCCGCAAGGCCTCCCGCCATGCCACTTCCGACTGGATGGAAATCGAAAAGCAGCGGGGCATTTCCGTGGCGTCCTCGGTGATGCAGATGGAATACCGCGACTGCGTCATCAACCTGCTCGACACCCCCGGCCACCAGGACTTTTCCGAAGACACCTACCGCGTGCTGACGGCGGTGGATGCGGCCCTGATGGTGATCGATGCCGCCAACGGTGTGGAACCGCAGACCCGTCGCCTGCTGCAGGTCTGCCGGGCACGCAACACGCCGATCCTGACCTTCGTCAACAAGATGGACCGGGAGGTTCAGGAGCCCCTGGCGCTGATGGACGAAATCGAGCGGGAATTGGGCATGACGGTGGTGCCTTTCACCTGGCCGGTGGGCATGGGCAAGCATTTCCACGGTGTGATGGACCTGCGCCAGAAGCGCATGCGGGTGTTTGCGCCGGGTGAGGACCGGGTGGCAGGCACCGAAGAGGTGCTGGATGGCCTGGACAATCCGGCCTATGCCGAGCGCTTTGGCATGCAATATGAGAACGCCCAGGGTGAAATCGAACTGGTGAACGAGGCGGCGCCCACGTTCAAGCTGGACGAATTCCTCGATGGCCGCCAGACGCCGATGTTCTTCGGCTCGGCCGTCAACAACTTCGGCGTGCAGGAAGTGCTGGACGCGCTGGTGGAGCTGGCGCCGGCCCCGGCGGAACGTGCGGCCATGCAGCGTGTGGTGCAGCCGGAAGAGCCCAAGTTCACGGGTGTGGTGTTCAAGATCCAGGCCAACATGGACCCGGCGCACCGGGACCGCATTGCCTTCCTGCGGGTGGCGTCCGGCCATTTCGAGCGCGGCATGCGGCTGAAGGTGGTGCGGTCCGGCAAGGAGCTGCGGCCCAACACGGTGGTGAGCTTCCTGAGCCAGCGGCGCGAGCTGCTGGACGAAGCGTTTGCCGGCGACATCATCGGCATTCCCAACCACGGCGTGCTGCAGCTGGGCGACACCATCACCGAGGGCGAAGCGCTGCAATACACCGGCCTGCCCTTCTTTGCGCCGGAAATGTTCCGGTCGGTGGAAGTGGCGGATCCGCTCAAGACCAAGCAACTGCGTGAGGGCCTGCGCCAGTTGGGGGAAGAAGGCGCGATCCAGGTGTTCCGTCCGGAGGCGGGCAGTGTGCTGCTGCTGGGCGCGGTGGGCCAACTGCAGTTTGAAGTGGTGGCGCACCGCCTGGAGCACGAATACAACGTCAAGGCCCGCATCACAGCGGCGCGCTACAACGTGGCGCGCTGGGTGACCTGCGACGAGGCCGACGGTGGCGAGAAGGAACTGCGCCGCTTCATCGACCACAACGCCCACCGGGTGGCGTGGGACGCGGTGAACGCGCCGACCGTGCTGCTGGAATATGCCGGCGAGCTTCGGGCCATGCAGGAGAACTGGCCCAAGATCAAGTTCCACGCCCTGCGGGAACATGCGGGGCTTGTGTTCCAGAAGCAGATGGACGCTTGA
- a CDS encoding outer membrane beta-barrel protein, which translates to MRLFLTTKASALVLMAAVAACGAARADEPAPTLSPGLYGQFVVGAAHGGNPNYDNSSTLSVGWALGYRFTPNLGAEVFLRGLNFDLNLFAPDREYAYPDRHAGVALTGSLPISSLFNVTGRVGVGQTTLKRDNGPSSSRTNVSAGVGLALQLGSHMALTTGYERYTGVHVDVWNLGWELRY; encoded by the coding sequence ATGAGACTTTTTTTGACCACCAAGGCGTCTGCACTGGTGCTGATGGCGGCTGTGGCTGCCTGTGGCGCGGCGCGCGCGGATGAGCCGGCCCCCACCCTGAGCCCAGGGCTGTATGGTCAGTTCGTGGTGGGCGCTGCCCACGGTGGCAACCCCAACTACGACAATAGCAGCACCTTGTCGGTGGGATGGGCGCTGGGCTACCGTTTCACCCCGAACCTGGGGGCGGAAGTCTTTCTTCGCGGGTTGAATTTCGACCTCAACCTGTTTGCGCCGGATCGTGAGTACGCCTATCCGGACCGCCACGCAGGCGTGGCCCTGACGGGCTCGCTGCCCATCAGCAGCCTGTTCAACGTGACCGGACGGGTTGGCGTTGGCCAGACCACGCTGAAGCGCGACAACGGCCCCAGTTCCAGCCGTACCAATGTGTCGGCCGGTGTCGGCCTGGCGCTTCAACTGGGCAGCCACATGGCACTGACCACCGGGTATGAACGCTACACCGGGGTCCATGTGGACGTGTGGAATCTGGGGTGGGAGTTGCGGTACTGA
- a CDS encoding MBL fold metallo-hydrolase, which produces MIRLTPRFAPIALAFALAAAGVQAAAPQIKTQAPGYYRMMLGDFEITALNDGTLDLPVDQLMDKAKPGTVVKALEKSYLKPPVETSVNGYLINTGTKLVLVDTGAAGLFGPTAGRLLANLKAAGYQPEQVDEIYITHLHPDHAGGLTQDGKPVFPNAVVRMDQHDADHWLNAANATKEPEGHRGFFPGVIAALKPYQDAGRVKPFGGATDLLPGIRAVPAPGHTPGHTLYMVESKGQQLALWGDLMHVAAVQFPTPSVAINFDSDSKQAVPQREKVFADAAKKGYYVAAAHLSFPGIGHLRAEGKGYVWVPINYSIKP; this is translated from the coding sequence ATGATTCGTTTGACCCCCCGTTTTGCACCCATCGCCCTCGCTTTCGCCCTGGCGGCGGCTGGCGTGCAAGCCGCCGCGCCGCAGATCAAGACCCAGGCTCCCGGCTACTACCGCATGATGCTCGGTGACTTCGAAATCACCGCGCTGAACGACGGGACGCTGGACCTGCCGGTGGACCAGCTGATGGACAAGGCCAAACCTGGCACGGTGGTGAAGGCCCTGGAAAAGAGCTATTTGAAGCCGCCGGTGGAAACCTCGGTCAACGGCTACCTGATCAACACCGGCACCAAGCTGGTGCTCGTTGACACCGGCGCCGCTGGCTTGTTCGGCCCCACGGCCGGCCGTCTGCTGGCCAACCTGAAGGCGGCGGGCTACCAGCCGGAGCAGGTGGATGAGATCTACATCACCCACTTGCATCCGGACCATGCCGGTGGCCTCACCCAGGATGGCAAGCCGGTGTTCCCCAACGCCGTGGTGCGCATGGACCAGCATGACGCGGACCATTGGCTCAACGCCGCCAATGCCACCAAGGAACCGGAAGGCCATCGCGGGTTCTTCCCGGGCGTGATCGCCGCCCTCAAGCCGTACCAGGACGCCGGCCGCGTCAAGCCCTTTGGTGGAGCGACCGACCTGCTGCCGGGCATCCGCGCCGTGCCCGCACCTGGCCATACGCCGGGCCACACCCTCTACATGGTGGAGAGCAAGGGGCAGCAACTGGCCCTGTGGGGCGACCTGATGCATGTGGCGGCTGTCCAGTTCCCCACGCCGTCGGTGGCCATCAACTTCGATAGCGACTCAAAGCAGGCGGTGCCGCAGCGTGAGAAGGTGTTTGCCGATGCGGCGAAGAAGGGCTACTACGTGGCTGCCGCCCACCTGTCTTTCCCCGGCATCGGACACCTGCGGGCCGAGGGCAAGGGCTACGTGTGGGTGCCGATCAACTACAGCATCAAGCCCTGA